The Mycolicibacterium aurum genome segment TCGGCGCTGTCCTGGTCCAGCTTCGTCACCGCGATGCGGTACGCGGACGCGTCGCCCGGTGTGATCCGTCCGCTGCGCTGCAGCGCGACCACGCGATAGGCCAGCAGCCGGGCGCGGCGGCAGTGCGTGAGCATCCGGATCCAGCGGCCCCGTAGCTCGGCGGGCAGCGATTCCCACCGCTCCCCCAACACCGTCGGCGCAGCCGCCAGCAGGCGTTCACACCGCGCGTAGCGCGCGATGCCGACGCGCTCGAACGACATCACGTCCTGCACGATCGACCAGCCCGCATCGACAGTGCCGAGCACGTCGGCCTCGGTGACACGCAGGGCGTCGAAGAACACCTCGTTGAGGTGGTGCGGCCCCAGCATGGAGCGGATCGGCCGCACCGTGATCGCCGGATCGTCCATCGGCACAAGGAAAATCGTCAGGCCCTGTTGTTTCTTCTGGGTAGCACCTTCTCCGACGCGAGACGTACGCGCCAGCAGGAAGCACCACTGCGCCATCGTGGCGTAGGACGTCCAGATCTTCTGGCCGCTGACCAACCATCCGTCGCCGTCGGGGCGCGCGGTGGTGCGCAGCGACGCCAGGTCCGAACCTGCCTCCGGCTCCGAGAATCCCTGACACCAGATCACCTCACCCGCCGCGATGGGAGGCAGGTGCGTGCGCTGCTGATCTTCGGTGCCGTGCCGCATGATGATCGGCCCGACCCAGTTCACACCCATGTACTGCGCGCCCCGCGGTTCGTGGTGGGCCCACATCTCCTCACGCACCACCGTCTGCTCCCACACCGACGCCCCACCGCCGCCGAATTCCTCCGGCCACGCCAGGCACAGCAGGTTACGGTCGGCCAGTGTGCGGCAGAACTGCTGTGCGGTCTCCAGGTCGGCCGGATCGTCGGTAAAGGCACCGAGAAATCGTTCGGGCACATGGTCGTCGACCAGATCCCGCAGCTCGCGCCGCAGGTCGCCGGCCCG includes the following:
- a CDS encoding acyl-CoA dehydrogenase family protein is translated as MDFDMGKRAGDLRRELRDLVDDHVPERFLGAFTDDPADLETAQQFCRTLADRNLLCLAWPEEFGGGGASVWEQTVVREEMWAHHEPRGAQYMGVNWVGPIIMRHGTEDQQRTHLPPIAAGEVIWCQGFSEPEAGSDLASLRTTARPDGDGWLVSGQKIWTSYATMAQWCFLLARTSRVGEGATQKKQQGLTIFLVPMDDPAITVRPIRSMLGPHHLNEVFFDALRVTEADVLGTVDAGWSIVQDVMSFERVGIARYARCERLLAAAPTVLGERWESLPAELRGRWIRMLTHCRRARLLAYRVVALQRSGRITPGDASAYRIAVTKLDQDSAEVLMDIAAAVGHDDHRAAWFLGEVEDHWRYSQASTVSSGSIEMQRILLSRAMLSGAT